One window of Trifolium pratense cultivar HEN17-A07 linkage group LG5, ARS_RC_1.1, whole genome shotgun sequence genomic DNA carries:
- the LOC123883383 gene encoding transcription factor KUA1: MTRRCSHCSHNGHNSRTCPNRGVKLFGVRLTDGIRKSASMGNLSHYTGSGSGSLHTGLNNPGSPGETPDHAAVADGYASEDFVPGSSSASRERKKGTPWTEEEHRMFLLGLQKLGKGDWRGIARNYVISRTPTQVASHAQKYFIRQSNVSRRKRRSSLFDIVADDAADASMVPQDFMSANPPQTETEGNNPLPAAPPLDEECESMDSTNSNDGESASAPLMPDSNTQASSYPLVYPAYFSPFFPFPLPYWSGYSPEPAPKKETHEVVKPTPVHSKSPINVDELVGMSKLSLGETIGDAGPSTLSRKLLEEGPSRQSAFHTTPACGTVL, translated from the exons ATGACGCGGCGTTGTTCCCATTGCAGCCACAATGGGCACAACTCAAGAACATGTCCAAACCGTGGTGTTAAGCTATTCGGAGTTCGATTAACCGATGGGATCCGGAAAAGTGCTAGTATGGGTAATCTTAGTCATTATACTGGTTCCGGGTCTGGATCCCTTCATACCGGGTTAAATAACCCGGGTTCTCCTGGTGAAACACCTGATCATGCTGCTGTTGCTGATGGTTATGCTTCTGAGGATTTTGTTCCCGGTTCTTCTTCTGCTTCCCGTGAAAGAAAAAAgg GTACTCCATGGACCGAAGAGGAACATAGAATGTTTTTACTTGGATTGCAGAAGCTGGGCAAAGGTGATTGGCGTGGAATTGCTAGGAACTATGTTATATCAAGGACACCTACTCAAGTGGCCAGTCATGctcaaaaatatttcatcagGCAAAGCAATGTGTCTAGGCGGAAAAGACGGTCCAGCTTGTTTGATATTGTTGCAGATGAT GCAGCTGATGCTTCAATGGTACCGCAAGACTTCATGTCAGCTAATCCGCCACAGACTGAAACAGAAGGCAATAACCCTTTGCCTGCTGCTCCCCCGCTCGATGAAGAATGCGAATCAATGGATTCCACAAACTCAAATGATGGAGAGTCTGCCTCTGCCCCATTAATGCCTGATAGCAACACACAAGCGTCGTCTTACCCGCTAGTATATCCGGCATATTTTTCTCCATTCTTCCCATTTCCTCTTCCTTATTGGTCTGGATACAGTCCGGAGCCGGCTCCTAAGAAGGAGACACATGAAGTGGTGAAGCCAACCCCAGTACATTCCAAGAGCCCAATCAATGTCGATGAACTTGTTGGCATGTCAAAACTGAGTTTAGGAGAGACTATTGGTGATGCCGGCCCCTCAACTTTGTCTCGTAAACTACTCGAAGAAGGACCTTCTAGACAGTCGGCATTTCATACAACTCCAGCTTGTGGGACTGTTCTGTGA
- the LOC123887559 gene encoding protein MAIN-LIKE 1-like yields the protein MAIPIWYADPNDKEILAVNLRCIASGKKVINIQKPSRRTDRWFWDVVEASGLEPLTRTNFSVLDYGLLWAFVERWHTETSSFHIPLGELAITLDDVQCLLHIPIEGKFLNHGKMSRDEAADMVNSFLGVDRNVVMGHFAKMNGLHLKHSDVEDIYSVNHGLADKAVAEGKSAHEIKLYRDRSIRAFLLFLVCCTIFSNKSSYYVDVVYLQYFQDLSAVREWNWGAAALVHLQHYLDDACLVTVNQMAGYMSLLQGWIISHFPGLSVWAQDPIYSEGMPRNAKFVPGAGHREPSSYRNSLDNIQTYDCVFSPYDDHRHVRPLINSCWFSGWLRCGNLKAKHLPERVLRQFKHVQGIPRKPDLSATPGMSLCEIDRVFMEELDLRMIAEEMRGQAVVSAWDHEPGYMTWFYKVSHPVMRPVQAPASPPRPPNLEVLIEAAEARNDPNMLQVCRGVRDEVERSLREGEAVEGTPVHGTLRRILNLLNPVLTCRRLKRGRGRRYNTRE from the exons ATGGCTATTCCGATATGGTATGCAGACCCAAATGACAAAGAG ATTTTAGCGGTAAATTTACGTTGCATCGCCAGcggaaaaaaagttattaatatacaaaaaccGTCCCGCCGCACGGACAGATGGTTTTGGGATGTGGTTGAAGCATCGGGTTTGGAGCCGCTTACCCGGACTAATTTTAGCGTGCTTGACTACGGGCTCCTCTGGGCATTTGTTGAAAGATGGCATACGGAGACGAGTTCATTCCACATTCCATTGGGTGAGCTGGCCATCACATTGGACGATGTCCAGTGTCTGTTGCATATTCCGATCGAGGGAAAGTTTCTGAACCATGGCAAAATGTCAAGGGATGAAGCGGCTGACATGGTTAATTCATTTCTAGGAGTTGATCGGAATGTTGTTATGGGTCATTTTGCCAAAATGAACGGGCTCCATCTGAAGCATTCTGACGTGGAGGATATCTATAGTGTTAACCACGGATTAGCTGATAAAGCTGTTGCTGAAGGTAAGTCGGCGCATGAGATTAAGCTGTATAGGGACAGGTCCATACGGGCTTTCTTGCTATTTTTGGTCTGTTGTACCATATTTAGCAACAAAAGCAGTTACTACGTGGACGTAGTATACCTGCAGTATTTTCAGGATTTGTCGGCTGTCCGTGAATGGAATTGGGGTGCTGCTGCTCTGGTTCATTTGCAACATTATCTGGATGATGCGTGTTTGGTGACAGTGAATCAGATGGCTGGGTACATGTCTTTGCTTCAG GGCTggataatttctcattttccgGGACTTAGCGTGTGGGCGCAGGATCCTATCTATTCTGAGGGCATGCCTCGAAATGCAAAGTTTGTTCCCGGAGCTGGACATAGGGAACCAAGTAGCTATAGAAACAGTTTGGATAATATTCAGACGTACGACTGCGTATTCAGTCCATATGATGATCACCGACACGTCCGCCCTTTGATAAATTCATGCTGGTTTTCTGGATGGTTGAGATGTGGTAATTTGAAAGCAAAGCATTTGCCTGAACGCGTGCTTAGACAATTTAAACATGTCCAAGGCATTCCTAGAAAACCGGATTTGTCTGCGACTCCGGGGATGAGCCTATGTGAGATTGATCGTGTTTTTATGGAGGAGTTGGATTTGAGGATGATTGCTGAAGAGATGAGGGGTCAGGCTGTGGTTAGCGCATGGGACCATGAACCTGGATACATGACATGGTTTTACAAAGTGTCGCATCCAGTTATGCGACCCGTACAAGCTCCGGCGTCACCACCAAGGCCACCTAACTTAGAGGTGTTGATAGAGGCCGCGGAAGCAAGGAATGACCCTAACATGCTTCAGGTATGCCGTGGTGTTAGGGATGAGGTGGAGAGGTCACTTCGCGAAGGTGAGGCGGTGGAAGGAACTCCTGTTCATGGTACTTTGCGGAGGATTTTGAATTTGCTTAACCCTGTTTTGACGTGTCGGCGACTTAAGCGGGGTAGAGGGAGACGGTACAACACTCGAGAGTAG
- the LOC123883151 gene encoding peroxisomal acyl-coenzyme A oxidase 1-like: MEGVDHLAFERNKAEFDVDAMKIVWAGSSHAFEVSDRMSRLVASDPAFRKDHRPMLGRKELFKSTLKKAAYAWKRIIELRLSEEEASMLRSFVDEPAFTDLHWGMFIPAIKGQGTDEQQQKWLPLAQKMQIIGCYAQTELGHGSNVQGLETTATFDPKTDEFVIHSPTLTSSKWWPGGLGKVSTHAVVYARLITDGKDHGVHGFIVQLRSLDDHLPLPGITVGDIGMKFGNGAYNTMDNGVLRFEHVRIPRDQMLMRVSRITREGKYVQSNVPRQLVYGTMVYVRQTIVSDASTAMSRAVCIATRYSAVRRQFGASNGGLESQVIDYKTQQARLFPLLASAYAFRFVGEWLKWLYTDVMKRLQANDFSTLPEAHACTAGLKSLTTSATADGIEECRKLCGGHGYLCTSGLPELFAVYVPTCTYEGDNIVLLLQVARYLMKIISQLGSGKKPVGTTAYMGRVQQLMESRSDVQKAEDWLNPNAVLGAFEARAARKSVACAKNLSKFSNPEEGFQELSNDLVEAARAHCQLIVVSKFIEKLQQDIPGKGVKQQLQILCSIYALFHLHKHLGDFLSTGCITPKQGSLANDQLRSLYSQVRPNAIALVDAFNYTDHYLSSILGCYDGNVYPKLYEAAWKDPLNDSVVPDGFQEYIRPMLKQQLRNARL; the protein is encoded by the exons ATGGAAGGTGTAGATCATTTGGCTTTTGAAAGAAACAAAGCTGAATTCGATGTCGATGCGATGAAGATCGTTTGGGCTGGTTCTTCTCATGCTTTTGAAGTTTCTGATCGAATGTCTCGTCTTGTTGCTAGTGATCCG GCATTTAGAAAGGATCATAGACCCATGCTTGGTAGGAAGGAGTTATTTAAGAGCACTTTGAAGAAAGCAGCTTATGCATGGAAAAGGATTATTGAGCTTCGTCTTAGCG AGGAGGAAGCTTCTATGCTTAGATCCTTTGTGGATGAACCTGCTTTTACTGATCTTCATTGG GGAATGTTTATTCCTGCTATCAAAGGACAAGGAACTGATGAACAGCAGCAAAAGTGGCTGCCTTTGGCACAAAAGATGCAAATAATTGGTTGCTATGCCCAAACTGAACTTGGCCATGGATCTAATGTTCAAGGGTTAGAAACAACGGCAACATTTGATCCCAAAACAGATGAATTTGTTATTCATAGCCCCACATTGACTTCCAGCAAA TGGTGGCCTGGTGGATTGGGTAAAGTGTCAACACATGCTGTTGTTTATGCCCGACTAATCACTGATGGCAAAGATCACGGAGTGCATG GCTTCATTGTCCAGCTGCGTAGCCTGGATGATCACTTACCTCTTCCTGGCATAACTGTTGGCGATATTGGAATGAAATTTGGAAATGGAGCATATAACACTATGGACAATGGAGTTCTGAGGTTTGAACATGTAAGAATTCCAAGGGATCAAATGTTAATGAG AGTTTCACGGATTACAAGGGAAGGAAAATATGTACAATCCAATGTTCCAAGACAATTAGTTTACGGTACTATGGTATATGTGAGACAAACAATTGTCTCTGATGCGTCCACTGCTATGTCGAGAGCTGTTTGCATTGCTACAAGATATAGTGCTGTTCGAAGACAGTTTGGGGCAAGTAATGGAGGTCTTGAATCACAG GTGATAGATTATAAAACACAACAAGCTAGGCTCTTCCCTTTGCTAGCCTCTGCTTATGCTTTCAGATTTGTTGGTGAGTGGTTGAAATGGCTTTACACGGATGTGATGAAAAGATTGCAAGccaatgatttttcaacattgcCTGAGGCTCATGCATGCACCGCGGGATTGAAGTCCTTGACTACCTCAGCAACTGCT GATGGAATTGAAGAATGCCGCAAATTATGTGGTGGCCATGGTTACCTTTGCACCAGTGGTCTCCCTGAGTTATTTGCAGTCTATGTTCCTACCTGCACGTATGAAGGAGACAACATTGTGCTGCTTTTACAG GTTGCAAGGTATCTCATGAAGATTATTTCTCAGTTGGGATCTGGAAAAAAGCCTGTTGGTACAACAGCTTATATGGGACGAGTGCAACAACTGATGGAATCTCGGTCTGATGTTCAAAAAG CGGAGGATTGGTTGAATCCTAATGCAGTGCTGGGAGCATTTGAAGCTAGGGCTGCTAGGAAGTCAGTTGCCTGTGCTAAAAATCTCAGCAAGTTTAGCAATCCTGAAGAGG GTTTCCAAGAACTCTCAAATGATCTAGTTGAGGCAGCTCGCGCTCATTGCCAGTTGATTGTTGTTTCCAA ATTTATTGAGAAGTTGCAGCAAGATATACCAGGAAAGGGAGTGAAACAGCAATTACAAATTCTTTGTAGCATTTATGCTTTGTTTCATCTTCACAAGCATTTGGGTGATTTTCTTTCTACTGGTTGCATCACTCCCAAACAGGGTTCACTGGCCAATGACCAGCTCAGGTCATTGTATTCACAG GTTCGTCCTAATGCAATTGCGCTCGTTGATGCGTTTAACTACACTGATCACTACCTCAGTTCAATTCTTGGCTGCTATGATGGAAATGTGTATCCAAAGCTATATGAGGCGGCATGGAAGGATCCATTGAATGATTCAGTTGTGCCAGATGGCTTTCAAGAGTATATTCGACCGATGTTGAAGCAACAACTTCGTAATGCCAGACTCTAA
- the LOC123886826 gene encoding protein MAIN-LIKE 1-like, which yields MTDDKVGRTRRGGASKAHSSARRQAAVNVDKIPSRAKGKAVSTTMDEPRPEDAESQDENEDVEENISEEGEEEGEEGEEGVDEEAEEADEEADEEGDDDGEEEVDEEAEEEMEEEEEAEQPPPEPKKPRKKVTRVTQGRNPPRVKPPPVTCYDGGPSDLSLLPGFGKHVAVPLWKGELQSRYLRVMNNGKKINNFKICPKEYSWFWNVVNASGLETLRRTNYNHTDWGLLTAFAERWHPETGTFHLPIGEMTITLDDVSSLLHIPITGKMLDHNGTSCTKEDGEEMCVEYLNFPISKCKKEFQKMKGAHIGFKALKDLYLDNLKDALKAERLKKPAEDVEFLRECTIRCYLLYLIGATIFTNKSMQYVDVIFLTYLRDLSLVNTWNWGASGLAYLYNYLDAASRPRCGNHGGYNCLFQAWIMAHFKTFGGRFVDERYTHDNPYAARFLPLKGPKFPGQHRSALDTMRMDEVVFCPYEEHRQTRPFQDISWYTGWIMCGSAIINPHLPERVLRQFGHVQSIPRHPDVSAKAGMNRFTIADAFASYLTANYVTEEMRGPKVVRAFDTVPGYIPWLYRVSHPKILPPVEADPPTHANLEEDNVSGECDVSEVTKKVRADLRKALDGQLNLADALVVIEKAYTDLEPVDAYLVRRKRKRDSGEGTKKRKKKKKTTTEDAGTSSL from the exons ATGACGGACGACAAAGTTGGCCGAACAAGACGTGGCGGTGCAAGCAAAGCACATAGCTCTGCACGTAGACAGGCTGCGGTCAATGTAGATAAAATTCCAAGTCGAGCTAAAGGGAAAGCAGTTTCAACCACGATGGATGAGCCTCGACCGGAGGATGCAGAATCGCAAGACGAGAATGAAGACGTGGAAGAAAATATTTCTGAAGAAGGGGAAGAGGAAGGGGAGGAAGGGGAGGAAGGAGTGGATGAGGAAGCGGAGGAAGCGGATGAGGAAGCGGATGAAGAGGGGGATGATGATGGGGAAGAAGAAGTTGATGAGGAAGCGGAAGAGGAAATGGAGGAGGAAGAGGAGGCTGAACAACCACCACCAGAACCTAAAAAACCACGGAAAAAGGTTACGCGAGTAACACAAGGAAGGAACCCACCACGAGTAAAACCACCACCAGTTACATGTTATGATGGTGGTCCGTCTGACTTGTCTTTGTTGCCGGGATTTGGAAAACATGTTGCTGTACCGTTGTGGAAAGGAGAG CTCCAATCCCGGTATTTGAGGGTAATGAACAACgggaaaaaaatcaacaatttcaAGATATGTCCGAAAGAGTACTCGTGGTTTTGGAATGTCGTTAATGCGTCCGGACTCGAAACTCTGCGGCGGACAAATTACAATCACACCGATTGGGGTCTGTTGACGGCATTTGCAGAGCGATGGCATCCTGAGACCGGAACTTTCCATCTTCCTATTGGTGAGATGACTATAACCTTGGACGACGTGTCCTCATTGCTTCATATTCCGATTACCGGAAAAATGCTCGACCACAACGGAACGTCATGTACAAAGGAAGATGGTGAAGAGATGTGCGTAGAGTATCTGAACTTCCCTATTAGTAAGTGCAAGAAAGAGTTTCAAAAAATGAAAGGAGCACATATAGGGTTTAAGGCGTTGAAGGATTTGTATCTCGATAATTTGAAGGATGCCTTGAAAGCTGAAAGGTTAAAGAAGCCTGCTGAAGATGTGGAATTCCTCAGGGAATGCACCATTAGATGCTATTTGCTCTACTTGATCGGTGCAACCATTTTCACCAACAAAAGTATGCAGTACGTGGACGTCATTTTTCTTACCTACTTGCGAGACCTCAGTTTAGTTAACACGTGGAATTGGGGTGCTTCTGGGCTGGCATATCTGTACAACTACTTGGATGCTGCAAGCCGCCCGAGATGTGGAAATCATGGTGGTTATAACTGTCTATTTCAG GCCTGGATTATGGCGcatttcaaaacttttggtGGACGTTTTGTTGATGAGAGATACACCCACGACAATCCCTATGCGGCAAGATTTTTGCCTTTAAAAGGACCAAAATTTCCAGGGCAGCATAGGTCCGCATTGGATACAATGCGCATGGATGAAGTGGTGTTTTGCCCATATGAGGAGCACCGGCAAACCAGACCCTTTCAAGATATCAGTTGGTACACTGGTTGGATTATGTGTGGAAGTGCTATTATCAATCCACACTTGCCAGAACGTGTCCTCCGACAATTTGGACATGTCCAGTCTATCCCTAGGCACCCTGATGTATCTGCAAAGGCTGGTATGAATCGGTTTACGATTGCTGATGCATTTGCTTCCTACCTGACTGCCAACTATGTGACAGAGGAGATGCGAGGACCAAAAGTTGTGCGTGCATTTGATACCGTACCCGGATACATTCCATGGTTATACCGTGTTTCTCATCCGAAGATATTGCCACCGGTTGAAGCGGATCCACCAACACATGCTAACCTTGAGGAGGACAACGTGAGTGGTGAATGCGACGTGTCTGAAGTGACTAAGAAGGTTCGAGCGGATTTGAGGAAAGCGCTCGATGGTCAACTCAATTTGGCCGATGCTTTGGTGGTTATTGAAAAAGCCTACACTGATTTGGAGCCTGTAGATGCATATTTGGTGCGACGGAAGAGGAAAAGAGACTCGGGTGAAGGAacaaagaagaggaagaagaagaagaagacaacaACGGAAGATGCCGGAACAAGCAgcttgtag